ATGGCATTCCGCAGGCGGCGTGCGCTCTGCCGGGCGTCTACTGCATCATCGGCGCCGGCATACAGAGCCAGCGTAGGAATCCGCTGGCGGCTCAGGGCTTTATAAGCTTGCGCCTCTGCGGCACTGGCCAGCGGAACGGCTTCCAGAATAATACCTACCGGCCGGGGCCGGGCAACACTTTTTACTACCTGCGTGGCGGCGGTGCCCCGCACCCACAGGGCCACCCGGGCGGTATCAATGGTTGGGGTTGTGCGCAGGGCGGAAAAGGCTGCTTCTACCCATTGCCGGGCCGAGGAATCAGTAGGGGCATTTTTTGATGCTGCCGGTGCCAGCAGCAGGGAAGCCACGCCCTGGCGGGCCAGCCAGGCGGCACGGGCCGGGCCAACGGCAGAAGTAACCGAATCCGGCAGCACTACCATAACCGGATGCCGGGCCACAGTGTCTTCGGGCAAATACAGGGTAGCTATCTGGCGCTGATTGCCCGCTTGCAGCCGCACGGCCTGCTCCTGGTATTGGCGGGGCGCGGCGGGCCCACGGCGCACCCATACAAACTCGGCCCGCAGGCTATCCAGCAGGAAAGAGCCCCGCAGGAAGTCACCTTCCCGTATAGCATTTACGGTAACGTGGCCCGGAAAACCGCCCTGCTGTTCGAAATGCAGCTGCGGCTCGGTGTAATGCACCTCGTTCAGCGGAACTTCCATACCGGGCACGGCCGGAAATGACAGCTCGGCCTGCAGTTTGCCGGGCGCTACCTCCCGCAAGTCCAGAGCGGCCCGCAGCTCAGTTCCCTGAATAGTAACCGGTCCTTCAAAGTGGCCGGTGGGTAGCGGCAGCGCCGGCTTGCCGGATTTTCCGGAGCAGGCCGTCAGCAGCAGACAGCCAACCGCCAATGCCCGGCCCTGGGCAGCCCAGGACAGCAGACGAGGGAAAGAGACAAAGCCGTTTACGGGCACGAGGAAGAGAAAAAGGGAAACAATACGGCAAATGTACGGCTTGCGCGCCATGCAGCGCTTTTACAGGCCTTTGCGCAGAATCAGGTCGTTCTGGATATCAGTCCCTACCTGGAAGGCATGCTCGCCAATAGTTTTAAAACCGAAGCGGCGGTAAAACTCAATAGCCCGCTCGTTTTTCTCCCATACGCCCAGCACCACGCTCCGGCAGTTTTGCTGGCGGGCTTCTTCAATGGCGCGGCGCATCAGCGTGGCACCCAAGCCTGTGCCAATCCAGTCTTCAAGCACGTACAGCCGCTCAATTTCCAGGCGGTCGGCGGGGGATTTACCTTCGGCAATACCCAGCTCGGAGCCGATGAGCAGCTTAGCATAGCCTACGGGCACCTGCTGCATATAAGCCAGCAGGAACACCACCGCTGGGTTCTGCAGCTCGGCCATTTGCTGCTCCGGGCCAAAGTTGGCTTCCAGGTAAGCCACCATGTCTTCGGGCTTGTTATCAGCGGCAAAGGTTTCGTGAAACGTCTGGCGGCCTAGTTCGGCCAGCTGCGCTGCTACGGCCGCGGTGCGCTTGGCCACTACAATTTGCAGGGGGGAAGACATAGAAAAAAAGCGCCGGGGCGCGGGAGATATCAGGAAATGGAATGGTCGCCGGGCTCGTCAGATATCCGCGCGTCACGCCGCATGCGGCGCCCGTAGCGGATAATGATGATAAAAGCGGCAAAGGTAGCCAGGGTAAGTAACCAGTCCTGCACGGGTACCAGCTGATTAGGCTGATCCGGCAACACGCCGACGCCCGTAATCAGGCCGCTCAGATAGAGTTGCGTCACGGTACGCACCAGCATCAGGGCAGCCCCAATACCACCCAGAATCATCAATAGTAACCCGAATTGGCGCCGGCCGGCAGGAGAAGCCATAGCAGAAGGATTTTGGTGCAAGAAACAGCTTTTGCGGCAAAACAGCCTGTTACTCCTGCTCTCCTACGAAATTTCGGGAACCCAGGCTGCAAACCTTCGGCCCCTCCGTTTTCCCGGCAGTCACACGCCGAGTTGCAAATTGATTTCACCTGTGTAATTTTGCCTTACCACATTCTTTGCGAGAGTAGCTCAGTTGGTAGAGCATCAGCTTCCCAAGCTGAGGGTCGCGAGTTCGAACCTCGTTTCTCGCTCATTTCGAAGAACGCCATTTATCTGACTCAGATAGGTGGCGTTTTTTCGTGCGGCATGGGTTGCTTTAGAAGGAGTAAGTGGTTTTCGCAGCAGGGGCAAAAACTACTTAAAATCAGCATTCTGGGCCGATATTTCCATCCTCAGAATGGCATTACACGTTTGAAGAAGAGCGACTCCCTCCCACGGTTCCTTTCTTTTCCTGAGACGTTACCATGAAGAGTAAAAACACTTCCAAAACCAGTGTGCGGCAGCAGGATTGGAAAAGCACAGATATAGTCCGCAACCCCAATAATTACTCCGAGGATTTGCTTCCCCTGCCCAGCGAGCAGGACCAGAACTACCTTCCTCCCCAGGTGCGGGGCCAGCAGCAAGGCCGCACGGCGGAGCTGGGCAGCCCGGATTGGTACTAGCTGCCGG
The Hymenobacter sp. DG25B genome window above contains:
- a CDS encoding GNAT family N-acetyltransferase; translated protein: MSSPLQIVVAKRTAAVAAQLAELGRQTFHETFAADNKPEDMVAYLEANFGPEQQMAELQNPAVVFLLAYMQQVPVGYAKLLIGSELGIAEGKSPADRLEIERLYVLEDWIGTGLGATLMRRAIEEARQQNCRSVVLGVWEKNERAIEFYRRFGFKTIGEHAFQVGTDIQNDLILRKGL
- a CDS encoding alpha/beta hydrolase family protein, whose protein sequence is MPVNGFVSFPRLLSWAAQGRALAVGCLLLTACSGKSGKPALPLPTGHFEGPVTIQGTELRAALDLREVAPGKLQAELSFPAVPGMEVPLNEVHYTEPQLHFEQQGGFPGHVTVNAIREGDFLRGSFLLDSLRAEFVWVRRGPAAPRQYQEQAVRLQAGNQRQIATLYLPEDTVARHPVMVVLPDSVTSAVGPARAAWLARQGVASLLLAPAASKNAPTDSSARQWVEAAFSALRTTPTIDTARVALWVRGTAATQVVKSVARPRPVGIILEAVPLASAAEAQAYKALSRQRIPTLALYAGADDAVDARQSARRLRNAIGYGRGNAVQVYLKANAYFLLPGSTNTAGLWSWPYFAPGYVQDVEQWLQQRLIK